The genomic segment TAGAATCTTCTTCTTGGGCAAACATTAACCAACTAGCACTGAAAAGGGGTGCATGTCTCATGTTCTAATTGAAAGAGCACGAACTCTGGAGTCAGGAGAACCGGGTTGAATTCCAATACAGCCCTTCAGGCGTGACAGTCTTAAATGAGTTCATAAAGTCCCTAAGCTTTAGCTTCTCTACTAGAAAGGGGACACAGTTATACCTAAGTGCCAGTTTTGTCAtgagaaatacaaagataatGTGTCTTAAAGTACCCATCCCAGTGCCTTAATGAATAGAACCTTAATGAAAACTAGCTGGACACCTCCACGTCGGATAGAGTAGAAAGGGCTGTGGCTGCCATTATTTGTAAATTcatatgcagtcattaaaaaaaaaaaaaaaaaccatgcacCCTCTCCACTTAGGCAGGTAGGTAGGACCTGAGTATACAAATGTACAAGTCTAAATGGGATGAAATTCCAAGAAGTGAcctttaaaacatgtattttaaagaaaggaaaatattgagtAAGAGAAAAACAGTGACTCTCAAAAGCAGTAATCACAATATATTCTGACTTCATTTTGTGCCAGAAAATGAGAGTAAAAAAATACTCAGTTCTTTTCAGCCTGGCATCTTAGATGATTGGACTAATTTTTTTCACCTAGAAAAATCTTggcaaagaatatattttcaaattagcaagaaaaataaagttctctGAAAACCCATCGACTTTTCCCAGGTTAGCCATACAGCTCACATGAGCTCTCTCACGTAACATTTAGCGAGTTCGGAGCATTTATTGAGGAACGAAGCAGGCACAAAATAGTGCTTGGTGCTACAAGGACTTATAAACGAGGGAGAAAACACAGGCTCCGTCCTCAAGAAATAGGCCCCTTAGTGAGTCTTGTTCTGTAGAACACTCATTCTCCCAAGGTAAAAGTTAACATGAAAGGGAAAACTGGATGAAAGcagaagttaggaaaaaaaaaaaatagagttatgaatataaaaaagaaacagcacaTGTCTACCTTAGcctattattcccactttacataCTGTATTGCATAAGTATCTGCATAAATTCAATAGCTCACGCACACTCACCTCTTTTACAAGCAGATCACAGTGTTTTCTTTGCccttttttaatttccatattttaaaaatgagtctgAACCTCGAACATAGCATTTTTACTTGCTCTTATTTCAGAAACCTAAACTTGTCTGATTTCTGAATTTAATACTTTGTAATATAAGAATTATGACTTCAGAAGGCAGAGCACATTAAAACTACGATCAATAAATTATagtaattctgaaatatttgtgaCAGAGGACTCTCTATATTTCACTGTAAGCCCAACCTCTCATGAATTTTGATAGGATATAGCACAGTAATCTCTGTCTCTCGTAATGAGAGAGATAATATAGTGCAATCTGTGTTTCTCCTCCCCAGGGTAACTAGTTCTCAAAGTTAGAGCTACGCTTGCAAGTTGCAAGTCAGATGCTATGGGAATATAtgggaaaatcattttaattttttgttcaaGAACATATTCCAGGAGCAACTTCCAGAAgtattttaagttcattttagTCATGAAAACGATATTAGAAAGTTTACCAGGGGAGGTCATGGACATTTCTTTCCCACTCATACTATatactaaattttgaaaaaaaattaatgaaacacaaTCTAAATCAAGTGATTAGAGAAACCAGATGGGGTAAATTTAGTTACAAAAGGTATACGTatgccttcctctctcttctttagaTTTTGATTAAGTCCTTTGATATAAATGTGAAGGTTTCTTCGAAAACACCAAAGGCATAAAATAATGAGAAGTTCAAATTCATTCACCTACTTCttcaaagaagaaagcaaaaagaaaatccactGCTTGTCTTACTGCTTCCAAAAACTTCATAGAAaattactatatacatatatgtaaaacagTAAAGCCTcattaacaaatatataaataatagacaACTTCTCACCTGCATCTAATTTCATGAAATACGTTGGTTTTTCAATAACAATGTCACATTTAGCATCTTCTGTAGGTCTGAAATTGAGCTGAGTATAGCTCTGCAGCTCAGCAAACCTGGAATTATGAATTGGGATATGATTTCAAAGTCATTCTCCCGAGCTTCCTATTGCAACATTATAATTTAAGATCTGTTCATTAGgcaaattttatttctagtttgcaGAGGCACTCCTGTGGAGACCCTGTAACTTCTGAAACATACTGacatttatataatttgataTCAATTTTAATGTTGAGATTgggaacaaaaataattattataaaattcagtCTAATGTGAAAGATCATTACATTGGGAACCTACCAAGCAAAGAAGAAATTTATACACTGGATGCGCTAAATAATCTACCAGTAAATTGGGAAGATTCAGACAGTTTCCTCATGAGGCTTAGAGAAACTGTCATGGTAGATTTCTTGGATTCTGAGAAGGATGGCCTTTCAAGAATTATCCAGTGCCTCAGAAAGACAGCAGACAGCTAGGCTtcccagaagaaaggaaatttatttcttggaaAACATCTTTGGAAGCCACATGGCACAATTGTCTTCCAAACAAAAGATAATCACAACAATTGTGAGATGTGCAGAGTGAACATAAAGATTGTCTGTAACAATGACATGATCATCCTTGAGATCATAGCTCATATAAAACAAGTATCAAATGGGTTCTTTTAAAACACAATGCCAGAATATCATGGTAGTTTCAAAAATATGTCCACGAAGTCTTTAATACTTCTTGTTTCAAGAGATGGAAATTAATTCCCTCCCCTTGAGGGTTCGCTGGACTTAGTGACTCGCTTCTAATGAACAGAATACAGCAGAAGTGATGGGAtatcacttctgagattaggttacacAAGTGCTGTGGCTTTCCTCTTGGGGCACGTGCTCTCTTAGACCACGTGCTCCTGGGGGAGCTGGCTGCCGTGCTGTGAGCAGCACTAAGAGGAGGCCCATGTGGTAAAAACTGAAGCCACTAGGCAGAGTTAGGAACTGAGGCTTACAACAACCTGAGCGAGCTTAGCAGCAGATCCCCCAAGCCCAGTTGAGCCGAGAGATGACTATAGCCCTGGCCAAGAGCTTCACTGCAACCTCGTGAGAAAACCAGCTCACCTACTCCCAAATCCTGACCATCAAAAGTGGtatgagatgataaatgtttgacaTTTTAAGCCACTTAAAATTTTAGAGTCATTTGTTATACCACAATAGATAATGAATACAAAGATACCCTAGGATGTACCTGGGAAAACATGTTCCCCAGTGATAAGTAACTAATACAATTACACCCTAGGGAACTACCCTGCGGAATCAGATATCAAGAAGGTACTAGGAATCCAAAAGCCCACTAGAACATAGGAACTAACTACTAGTAAAAGTCTGTTAAGTCAGGTGAGAGACTGCACTGCAGACTGTAAAATGCCATGCACGTGGATGGTAGGTTATTATTCTGAATGGTTTGCTTAACATGAATGCCTGACTTCAACAGTTATCATATAAGAgtaacctggccgggcgcggtggctcacgcctgtaatcctagcactctgggaggccgaggtgggcggatcgtttgagctcaggagttcgagaccagcctgagcaagagtgagaccccatctctactaaaaatagaaagaaattatatggacagctaaaaatatatatagaaaaaattagccgggcatggtggcccatgcctgtagtcccagctactcgggaggctgagacaggaggatcgcttgagctcaggagtttgaggttgctgtgagctaggctgacgccacggcactcactctagcctgggcaacagagtgagactctgtctcaaaaaaaaaaaaaaaaaaaaaagagtaacctATGTGACCATACAGGAGTAGCATTAAAGCATTTCTTTAGGATGAAGGAACAATTCTGTACCCTAATTGTGGTCGTGGTTACATGCACCTAGACGTGATAACATTTTATATGAGTGCATGTAATCATGGTAAAATCCACATGTATTTAGTTCACAATATTGTATccatgttaatttcctggttttgatcatTGCACTATGGTTACATGAGATAGTATCATCAGGGGAAGCTGGGACAGCTGGGACAATGGGAACTCCCTGtactatctttaaatttttatgagtataaaattattttacaataaaaatttttaactttcaaaaagcTGACCACATTGGTATTAAAAGTCAGGGTAGGATTTACTTTTGGAGAGGAGGATGGGGGTGAGGCCCGGGAGGGAGCCTGGGGTGCTGGCGATGTTCTTTTTTGTGACAGCCTGGGTAAGGGTTACATGGGCGGGTTCACTTTTTCATAATCCAAACTATACATTTTCCTGCttgttatatatttcaatataagtATATTTTGTAAAAAAGTGTTCCCTAAAATACTTGCAGCaattatgaattaataaaaattcaccatctttttttttttttttttgagacagggtttcacacTGTCAGccaggctagaatgtagtggcatgatcatagctcactgcagcctcaaactcctgggctcaagagatcctcctgcctcagcctcctgagtagtggggactacacatgcacaccaccatgtctggctaatttttttttattttttgtagggacagggtctccttatgttgcccagactggtctcaaactcctgggctcaggtgatcctcctgccttggactcccaaggtgctgagattacaggtatgagccactgcacccagcctcaatgttgaattttttctttcatttgcaaaCAATAAGTACTATATCATACTTCCTaagattttataaacatatatttaattcaGATACAACTAAGGAATTCACTCAGTTGCTGTCATTCCCCAGAAACTCGTGCCAAATGATCTATAAATGAAGTAACATTTTCCATTTGAGAGTCCCTGTAAAAATCCGCAAGTGccaaaaataaaggcaaacatttcagaaacagatgtttaaaaaaaatcttaccatGACTGCAGAGGGCTTTTGCGCTGACCTTCAGACATCAACGTACGAACGTCAAGTCTACAGTGCCCTCCAATTTCACCACTCTGGAAAAAATCTTCCTTAAATCTAGCAGGTAACAAAAAATTAAGTTGAGTTCAGAAAATTTTTTCATGACCCAAGCACATGGGTTGTAATTAAGGTAGATTACCAATCTGTAAAATCAgttttttattagaatttaagtatttataatagaaaatttcaaatgcatACAAAAGTAGCAGGATCACACAAGGAACCTGATACACCCACAACCGAGCTATGTGATCAACTCGTGGCCAGTCTGGGTCATCCAGCCCCCACCCACTCCTCAACCCCTCCCTCATCTTATCATGAAATAAATCCAAGCCATATCCATGggtctgaaaatatttctaaattcctcttagattttattaaaaacatcaaCCACTGAAGTACCTGTCATGATTTCTCTTGATGTTTCTTAAATCAAAGTAGAGATTGCTTGCTCTGCAGTACTGAAGGTAACGGGAACACACCAGGCTTGAGTCAGTCTGAAGTAAGgttgagaaaaaatgaaaaaaaaaaaaaataactttaagtaTTAACACTGTGAGGACTCACTCTGATTTACTAGACGTGGCCACAGCGTGTATACTCTCAAGTTCAAACTACACAATGGGATGAGGAAAGCTTCCCAAGGATTCTGTCTATGGAAGGATTTTTGTCTCCTTCCCAGATGACCTTGGCCAAGCATACTTTTGCCAGTTTCCACATGTTTAGGTTACTATGAAGAACTCCCAAATGTTCTATTTGTATCACCTCAAACTTTAAAGCCAACAGCTGTATAGGTGGTTCAGTTCAgtcctcttaaaaaaaagaaaaaaaagaaaaaaaagaaaaaaaaaagagtcctcaCTCAGAACCAGTAGTGCCACCCAGctatatgaaaaaacatttttcaaagaccAGCCAAATGAAACAAGGAGGAAGACACACATAAGAGACATTAAAGGCCacgcacggtggctcacgcctgtaatcctagcactctgggaggcccaggtgggaggatcgctcgaggttaggagttggagaccagtctgagcaagagggagaccccgtctctactaaaaatagaaagaaatgatctggacagctaaaaatatatacagaaaaaaattagccgggcatagtggcacatgcctgtagtcccagctactggggaggctgaggcaggaggatcacttgagcccaagagtttgaggttgctgtgagctaggctgacgccatggcactctagcccgggcaacagagtgagactctgtctcaaaaaaaaaccagagagaCATTAAAGGCAGGGGGCGCAGTTTGCCACTTTTAATAAGAGGTGCTTTCTGCAAACTGCAAAACTTGTGGGAGCCTCTGTCTCAACATCACCACGAGggcaatattttctaaataactgCATCAAGGAACTTAAACATCAACTACCAGAGCCTGATTCTATTTCAACCGATCTGGTTTGTGCTGAAAGCAAGAAAGCTTCAAAAACTTTTATCTGCTCTGGATTTTATTTATAGACTTaagtgctattttattttattattttccctaaaACTTCCCATGAACATGAATGAGGCCTTAATCTTAACCTGAGTGGCACTTTGGAGTCTGTAGCTGGTAAAAGATtacaatggactgaatgtttgtgtccatgcaaaattcctatgttgaaaccataacactcaatgtgatggtattaggaggtggagctcTGGGGAGGTGATCAGGTCACGAGGGGGAGCTCTCGTGAGTGAGATCAGTGCCTTTCTAAAAGGCACCCCTGAGAGCCCTGCCCAGTGAGAAGTCtgcagtctgcaacctggaagacaGCCTTCCCCAGAACCTGATGGTGCTGACctcatctcagacttccagcctccaaaactgtgagaaataaacttctgttgtttataagccacccagtctacagcAGCCTAAACAACTAAGACAGGGATCATACTCTGATAACACAAAATATATCAAGACAAATCTTAGCCAAAAAACCATCTTACAAGCCACCTTGAAAGAAGTGTGCAAGGTGGGGTTGTGgctctttccttgtcttttccacaTGAACAGCCGGACTCCAGCCAAAGGGCACAAGGTAGAACAAACATCTGTTAAAGGCACCCTGCAGCAGGTTAACGCTGTGCCTCCCGTCCTCGGGCATTGTTCACCTTGCTAGAATGCTCAGAGCTCTATCATGTGACACCTCCCAATAGCactattaagcaaatatttagtttttgaatgcaattaaattaaaactttttttagttTCCCAGATTGCCTGGAGATAACAGGGACTCCTGAGATGGCAGAGATTCCGGGTTCAGGATCACTGGCTTAAAGAATACTGTGCCTTAATCATAAGTGCTTAAAACTCCATCAACCTTTATAAAATAACACTGAACCCTTTGCTGGGAGCCAGGCCCTGCACTGAGCATTTTTATAAGCAGAACCTCATTTCATCCTTACCACAATGCTACAAAATGGGCACGGCTTCAAGGCAGAGGAAATTGAAACACAGAATGGTTGAGTACCTTGTCtaagagtcaggatttgaaccccatAGTTGAGAGCCTGCTCTTGTACTGATTACCCAAAACTGCCTCTTTGCAACGTGTTTATCTGACCCACTGAGGTGCAATGTGGAATGGTTGAAAGTACACTGTAAAAGGATCTGCGTCTTAATTCTACATGCGTAATTCTACAGGGTAGCTGTGCGGTGTTGGagaagttgcttaacttctctgaggaaCCTGTTTTCAGCTCTGGTAAAGTGGCATCAGTGGTATCTGCTCTGCCTATCTGCTATAACGCTTATGAGTATCAAACTAGATAACATACAGAAAAGCTTctgcaaactgtaaagtgctgaGCACACACAGAGCAGTATGGTGGGGTATATCCTCTGCCCCGAACTACCTGAGAATGAAtttgtaaaaatggaatttatcaGTTTCCCTTCTTTAGCATATGCCGGCATGAGAGAGGGGCAGATTctaaacctaaaaatattttaactgtctAAAAATATGTCTATCTGACATATGTGTGATAAAGAGGGCAGGGCTTCCAAAGGAAACAGAACAACCTATTTGGgggagttaaataaaatttgaaaccaATAAATGAGAATGAGGGACTCTTTTCATGAGACCGTCTGTCTTGTTTTTATGTTATAATCCAAacaataaggccgggcgcggtggctcacgcctgtaatcctagcactctgggaggccgaggtgggcggattgtttgagctcaggagttcgagaccagcctgagcaagagcgagaccccacctctactaaaaatagaaagaaattatatggacagctaaaaatatatatagaaaaaattagccgggcatagtggcgcatgcctgtagtcccagctactcgggaggctgagacaggaggatcgcctgagctcaggagtttgaggttgctgtgagctaggctgacgccacggcactcactctagcctgggcaacagagtgagactctgtctcaaaaaaaaaaaaaaaaaaaaaaatccaaacaataaGTAATAAAACTTAATCATCAAtaataagtaacaaaaataaacaagcagcTAAATACCCACCGTTTCCTCGGGCTGACAGAGCACATGCATCTCCTCCAGCCGCTCTCTGGCATATCCAAAGTCAGCTTGTTTCCAGAATATGTCCTCGGCTGACTCAAGAGTGTCTGtcctattttcaaagaaaaagattctatgattttgtttctttttcctttttctggacCTTGAACATTCTGTGCAAAGGTTAAACTGCTAGAagtctgttattattttaatttttgaaaagtatactATCATAGTTTTCCCAAAACTATCCCTGGCGACATGAAGTTACCAAAAATAAGTTATTCACAGACTTACTTTCTTAtcataaaaataggcaacagaaaTGTATGAAGTTAGGATCATCTGGAACTGCAGACAATgatgcatcctttttttttttttttttgagacagagtctcactctgttgcccaggctagagtgagtgccgtggtgtcagcctagctcacagcaacctcaaactcctgggctcaagcaatcctcctgcctcagcctcccgagtagctagaactacaggcatgcgccaccatgcccggctaatttttctatatgtatttttagctgtccatataatttctttccatttatagtggagacagggtctcgctcttgctcaggctggtctcgaactcctgagctcaaacaatccacctacctcggcctcccagagtgctaggattacaggcatgagccactgcgctcggccACATGCATCCTTaattactgtattttctttacaGCATTAACCTTGCATGTATTGGAAGTACTAATTATACTTAACCTCTCCCCAGGGGAAGAGGAAACTGTCCATTTGTCTTCTTAGCATACTCTGGGGGGGGCATATTTTCTATGGTTCAGACTGTCTTCTCCCTCTGACAGAGGAAATGACAGATATTCTTAATCCCAGTGTGAGACAGTCAAATTGAATTCATGACTCTATAAGCAAATTAATATCCAAAGGAATTACTATCTAAAACCAAAAGAGTCTAGCTGGGAATTAGGACATCAACAAACActgcagagaaagaagaggacTTAAAGAAGAAGAGGATATTCCATACGGAAACTTACCATCCCATGTCGACATAGCTGCAAACAGGGTAACCAAACCTGAACTCCGGTTTGCAGAATTTCTCATAACCCCAGCAGTGCTTCAGATTTTCTAAGTGTTTCTAGAAcataaaatgtgtacatttagGCTGCTTTCCCTTCCTCTGACATTTAGAGAAGACTCAGATTTttctattaagaaaacaaaatttttatagagCTTTCATGTTTACATTTAACAATATGTATTCTTGTAATAAAATAACTAGAGTAAATTCTAAGAAGCGTGGGCTCAGGGTTCTTAACAATTATACCTACTCGCCACCCAACCATGTCTGTCCCCTATCCAAAAATCTAGGCTTCACCTACACTACCAAAGAGCACTTCAATTAGAATTTCTTGAAGTAGCTTAAGAAACTGCCTGTCTTAGCaagcaaactgattctaaaattcaatgCCTAAAAAGGCATATATTGATAAATTGGAATTTCTGTTACCCCCAAAAGAATCACAGCTAAATTGCATGCATCAGCAACTTTACCCATCAGTCAAGATCAGCCAGGACCACACAAGACAAGACAACTTCACCGCCCTTGGGAAAGGCACAGCTGCTGCTGGCCAGGGAGCTGAGAATGCCCTTCTACAAGGCCCCAGGGGCAATGCTGGGCGGCTTCCCAGGTCTGCTTTTCCATATGCTTCCTGTGCCAGCAGCATGGGAAAGGAAGTGTCTCACAATGCCCAGCTTTGATCTCTGAGGCCGTGGGAGACGTCTTAATGGGCTCCTATTTGAGGCTTTTCCAACTCCTCAAAGACACAAGGAAGGCCACAGTAACAGTGTTAATTACGTGGAAACAGAGGCTGAGGTGTTACTACTGAAATTAAGTGCTAAGTGACCCTCTAATGTGCAGTTTAAGAAAGAAGAGGTGTGAAATTCTTTACTTTTAACCAGGATGTTCTTTTCTGCATAACATCTCTTTTGCTTCATAAGTAGTACTGGCTGCCTACTTATTTTAGAAGTGATTTAGATTTGAAATTTCACTCTTGTGAATGGAATATAATTTTAGGCAAAGTGTAGTCACTTAGAAGTATTAAAGGAAACTCAAACAATGACGCACAGAGACAACCAGAAGTTAGAATTCTACCTTGAGTTTCAGGTTATAATGCAGAACCAGTAAGCCAGCCTAAAttgtatccttttaaaaataaataagaagaaataagacctaccTTATAAGGACACTGTGAGTCTTTCTTACAGATGGTGGCAATATGCCTATTGTTGTGCAAAAAGAAGGGAATGTGCTCCTCTGGCAAGCGGATGCCCGCATAGTTATACAGAGGTTCTCCAGCCTCAGGAGGAGTCTCATCTTGGCCACTCAGTGGGACTTCATACAGCAATACTCCAAAGACAAGCAGCATTAACATAGCAACCACCAAACCTAGAGATCAAATTGAAAACATCTTAAGAAATTTCctttaaaagtcaaagaaaacagACAAGAGCTAAGCATAATTAGTACTTTCCTACATCACTCAGTAAtgttccttttttaaacaaatatttattgaacacctgctatgtaccaggcaccGTGTTAGGAGCCAGGTACACAGAAGTGAACAAAACAAGaaccttgccctcatggagcttataacCTAGTACAATAATCACATATaaacaatcaaataaataaatgccttcaGATGTTGACAAGGGCTGTGAATCAAAAAAACCAGGGGCTagcactttttctgtaaaggagaGATGGTAAATATCTCTGTGGCAACTACTGAACAATGCCTTTGCCCAGAAAGCAGCCATAGTCTATTGTAAAGGAATGGAtgaggctgtgttccaataaaactttatttataaaaatggggAGGGCCTTGATATAATCCAGTTTTCTGATGcctgaaataaaataaggtaatatGATAAACAACATAGCATGGCAATTAAGAACCTGAACTTTAAAAGCTCAaccacctgggtttgaatccctgtGTGCAGCTtcctagctgcatgaccttgagcaagttacttaacatttctgcATCTAGctttcccacctgtaaaatggaaataataataaaccttCCTCATAGAGCTGCTGGGAGTGAAATGAGTTAATTATCGGTAAAGTGTTTAGAAATGTAGCCAACACACACTAAATGCTGTGTAAGTGTTTACTAAATAACTGTTTACAGCCAAGTGGGGCAGAGAAGGGGCCTCATTCacatttgagctgagacatgAATGATGAGGAGTGAGGAAGTTGTGCCagtaagagagaaaaggagatggATTGACTCTGAGCATGTGTATTCCtgctgaataaaaaataataatcacaatCAACAAGTGAGTGCACACTGTGAGCCAGGATGCAGCAATGAAGGGGCAGTGGTGGACTAAACTCCCTGCCCTTGTGAAGCTTACACTCTAGTAGGCATAATAATCACCTATAATAATAACTAAGAAACTCCAGGAGTGAAACCAAGCAGTCTGCTCCAAAGATTGTGCCCCTAAACTCTCCCCTGTCCTGTCTTAATGCTGCAAAAAAAGTAATAATGGTCATGAACCTTATTGCATTCCTAACTTACTCAGTAAGGGTTCAATCTCTTGGATCAGACTTCTCTTCTATATCCCAGACAATAATCACGTCATTCTCAGTTCACTTTAGCGgtatctttgctctttttttttttaagtcctcttTCCACTGGATGCCAAGCCGTGACACACACTGAGTGTTCCTCAGCAAGGCCTGCTGTTTATTGGGTCATACTAGCAAGCCAGCTTTCCAAATCAGCCTTCACCAACTATGGGCTATGATGAGGGGACCTTTAGCAACAAACTGCTATATTCAACCAAACTCAAGTTCCCAGGCCACAGGATCATAATTGAACAGTGGGGACACCAAGAAGAAACCTTTTCCCCTCTGGAGTAGTaaatacagtgattttttttttcatttaggtgGCTCCGAAGAGTGTGTTGATACCTGCCGTGAATCTgatatgaattaatatttttctttttcttttttcttttttttagattctgaagctgtagaattaatattttttgttgggACTTTTTATATAAGAGTTAGTTGAtagctattttataaaatttaaaaatacatattaatagcaACAATGACTCtacttataattaaaatatttacctctTTAATCCTCAGAACCACCCAGAAGCTTTTGTGATGTTTCAGGGCTCTAAAACATGTCAGAAATGAAACACATTACCTTAAAAGGATGCTACAGTACAATTTATCCTTCAGgtgatattttgaattaaaggcaatcttaagagagaaaataacaagATAACCCCTAATCGGCAGGCCTTGCTCATGATAGatactctttcttttccttgatgaCTATCATACTGCAAAAAGCAAAGTTACAGGCATGACCCCCAACACAGTCACCTAACAGACCAGATTCCAACGGTGAGCAGGAAGGAGGCCGCCCAGTTCATACAGGCATCCACAGGATACCCAGCGGGTCAAACACTCCCAGCAGCAAACAATGTTCCAGGTTCTGCAGTAATTCAGCTCCCTGAAGCTAGAGTGCTAGACTGGTGAGCCTTAAGGTTCACAGCCAGGCCAACCTATCCTTTGACTTTTCCTTCCCCTTGACTTTTCCTTCCCTTGTAATAAAGTCATTGTTATGACCAAGTCCTGACCTTTGGTTATTCAAGTCCATTGTCCTCCACTGAGCTCTGGCCCTAGACTCACCTATGCCTGGAGAAGTAACGCTTTGGCGATGGGAAAACTCTACAGACACATCAGAAACCTGGCTTCCGCTCCTGGCACGTACCCACTTGCACAAGGCGGATGAGGGTGGCTGCTGGTGCAT from the Eulemur rufifrons isolate Redbay chromosome 7, OSU_ERuf_1, whole genome shotgun sequence genome contains:
- the EOGT gene encoding EGF domain-specific O-linked N-acetylglucosamine transferase; the encoded protein is MLMLLVFGVLLYEVPLSGQDETPPEAGEPLYNYAGIRLPEEHIPFFLHNNRHIATICKKDSQCPYKKHLENLKHCWGYEKFCKPEFRFGYPVCSYVDMGWTDTLESAEDIFWKQADFGYARERLEEMHVLCQPEETTDSSLVCSRYLQYCRASNLYFDLRNIKRNHDRFKEDFFQSGEIGGHCRLDVRTLMSEGQRKSPLQSWFAELQSYTQLNFRPTEDAKCDIVIEKPTYFMKLDAGVNMYHHFCDFINLYITQHVNNSFSTDVHIVMWDTDGKIRVTILARSTEYRKILNQNELVNALKTVSMFEVQIVDYKYKELGFLDQLRITHNTDIFIGMHGAGLTHLLFLPDWAAVFELYNCEDERCYLDLARLRGVHYITWRRQNKVFPQDKGHHPTLGEHPKFTNYSFDVEEFMYLVLRAADHVLQHPKWPFKKKRDEL